Part of the Suricata suricatta isolate VVHF042 chromosome 8, meerkat_22Aug2017_6uvM2_HiC, whole genome shotgun sequence genome, ACTGGCATCAAGTGAGGTCAGAACCCGGCGTGGAGCCAAGTGCAGGTTGGCCCAGGGCACCTGAACCAGGCCCAGGCCAGAGCCAGCTGGGGCCCGGCGCACCTTCAGCTGGGACAAGACCAGAGCCTCCACGTGGGAAGGGAGCCTGAGCCCAGCAGGACTGGGCCGCTCCTGAGAGCGAGGGAAAGCTGGTCGGCACACAGTCCAACCTCTGGAACCCCGTCCAGGGAGGGGGCTCTGAGGGCCCCGTCCCCCACCAGGTGTGGGATGGCCTCTGCAGCAGAGGGGCGTAATGTGGTTCACAAAGCTGCTCGACCTTGAGCTTGATCCCTCAAAGCCTGTTTTCCATCTATAACAAGGCCATCCTAACTCCACCTGCTCAACAGGACCCGGCCCAGCCCAGCACACAGGAAGCGCTCCATAACCATCAGCCATGTGTCAGGGTACCTAGGGGGCCCCACAGGTCATAGGGGGACAGGACTGGGACAGGCTGGCCCTGCTTGCCCTCGCTGCCCGCCCGAACCGGAGATGCCCCTTCGCGGTCTCCCCAGGCCCCAATTCCTGCCTAGTCTCCCCCAACCACGCCCAGGCTGTGAGCCGctgcctggccccctccccacgACCCTGTCTATGGTCAGCCTGGCTTCCAAGGCTCTTCGTAAGTGGCCCCATCTTGGGAGCAGCCCGGACACTCAAGGCGAGGCCTGTGCACACACGGTAGCCCTTTCCTGACCTTCCTCTGTCCTCAGGACTCAGCTCCGGGGCGTCCCCTCCTTCTTACAGCACATTGTACCTTCTGGTCAAAGCCCTGTTACCCCCAGGGCCCGGCAGCCGTCTTCCCTCCGTGATGGCAGGGACCAGACAGGGCTCACCCCATCCCTGACACCCCACCGGCAGGGGCCATCGGAGGCAGCGCTCGGCAAACAGATGTGGCAACAAGTTGGGGCAGGGGCGCCCCCTCTCGGCAGAGGCTCCTTGCTGCccctggggcaggaagaggagaTTCAGAAAGGCTCTCCCTAACCACAGGGTCATGGCCAAGAAGGAGGCCTCAGAACAGGATCTGGGAGACAAACTGAGGTTGGGGTCCAGAACTAGAGCTCAGGGCTGGGCCctgacctcctcccctcccttcccactgTTCTTTCCCCTGCTTCCTGCACCCTGCACCATTCCCCACCTCTCCCCGTTATCCCAATTGTTTTCtccatgtcacctcctccaggaaggtcTCCCTGACTGCAGGGAGATCTGGATGTGCCTCTCCTCCAACTGAAAATTACCAAATTTCACCTTTATTATGCTCTTACCACATGCCAGACTTGGGGGCTAACCTCCATTAATTCCACCATCCTGGAAGGAAATACGAAATGGTGATATCATcgtctccatttcacagatgaggtaaCTGAGGTGCAGACAAGCTTAAGATGCAGAACCAAGATCTGAACCTTaacttctctgcttcttcctgagCACAGAGGGGCCGGGAGCCTGTCAGAGCGTCGTCCTCACTGCTGTGTCCTCTCCATGAGAAGCAGGTGAGAAAACCAGAGGTCCCCAGGAGGCCGGACAGTCCTCTCCTGCTTGGCTCTGCCATTTCCCGACCATTAGGCCCCCGCCTGGGACCCGGTCCCCATCCACCGCTGTTCCAGAGCAGCCCAGACCCAGCACCTCGGGAATGAAGACAGAAAAGGGCCTCGCTGGGAGGTACCGTTTCCTGGGCTGCACCTGCGCCCCGCtccggggtggggaaggggcaggcagatggagggaagggagccGATGCCTTCTGAGAGGCCGAGGTCTCAGCTGCAGGCCCTCCCTGAGGCTCCCAGGGACAGAAGCCTCAGACGCTGGCGTGCGTCCCaagagggtggggggctggcccTGGCGCCCCTCTCACTCCCCGAAGCTGGCAGGTCAGGGCTCCAGGGAGAGTCAGCCAAGAGGCTtcggaggtgggtggggaggcagcTGGGCGGGGAGTTCAAGGCGCCCCAGGCTTCCTCCACGGTCCAGTCCAGGGTCGGCAGCACCGTGTCTGCCCATGGCTGTCCCTTCCTGGGTGTGGCAGCTGGAGGTCCCGGTTCGTCCTGGGCTCGGCCCGGGGCCCTGTCAGCTGTGCAGCAGGGGCTGGCGCTCCGCAGAGGTGGCAGTGTTCCTGTACGCCAGGAACTGTATGGAGATCTGGAGGGGCCCACGTCAAGGCCAAACTGAGCAGAGCCTGGGATGGACGTGACCCTGGCAGCCCCTGCTCTCTCCGGAGctgctcccctcttccttcccggTCACCCCTACTCTGAGAGGCCAAGGTCTCGAGCTGCAGCCCCTCCTTCGAGGCTCTGAGACAGCTGCCTCCATGTTCCAGCTTGCACGCCTCTGGCCTGGATCAGCTGATTTCCCCTTattcctcagggcctttgcacaagctgaGTCTAGACCACCCCTCCCTTGCCTCTGCCTTCTTCCGGGGggcagtttaaattttttttaatgttttaatgtttattcatttttgacagagagagagagagagagaggcagaggcagagagaaagggagacacagaatctgaagcaggctccaagctgagcaactggcacagagcacaatgtggggctcgaactcaggaactgagatcacgacctgaatggaagtcggacgcttaaccaacttggccacccaggtgcccctaaattttttttaatgtttatttatttttgagagaaagaggaagagagcacCAGCACATTGGGGCAGAgagtggaggggacagaggatcccaagcaggctctgggctgacagcacagccccatgtggggcttgaactcatgaaccacaagatcatgacctgagctgaagtcagacgcttaaccaactgagccacccaggcgcctcttcgTCTTTGGGGCAGTTTAAACGGCACTTGTGGTGGCCTTGGCTGACCTTCTAAACTGAAACAGCCCTCGGCGCTACACTCTGATCACTCCATGTGTGCGACTGCCCCCTCACCGAGTGGTAAGCTTCCCGAGGCGAGGCCCGTTCTGTTCCTGCACACCGCAGGGTCTGGTGCCTAGCGGGGTGCTTGGATGGGTGGGTGCTGAGCCATGAGCAGGAGGAGGCTACCCGGCCTCACCCCGTGCCCCTGAAGGATACAACTGGGTCCAGCAGCATGCCCCGCCCCTCCACCCTTGGCCCcgccctccgccccgcccccaaaGGATACGATGGTGTCCAGCAGCAGCACGCCCAGGCTGCCCACGAGCCAGGGCAGGTGGTGCAGCAGGTAGCTGCCCTCACTCTGACCCACCTCGGGGTTCTTGAGCAGCACGCTCAGCCCGTACAGCGTGTTCCCCAGCATCACCAAGGCGAACAGCGAATAGGAGACCCCCTGGGTCGACTTCCTCAGGaactgggggtgaggagggggtggggtcagAGGCCGCAGACAGGGCTCTGGTCACCCTGGGTTGTCCCTGCCCACATGTCCCCGTCACCCAGGGCATGCCCTGAGCTGATGTCTCCCTGTGCGCACTCCTACGCCTGCTCCGGGCCTGTGGGACACTGGCCCCACGAAGGCCCGAAAGCCCACTCTCCCGCCCCACCGGGCCCCCCCGCTGACCTGCAAACTCCCCCAACGCCAACACAccactctctcctctgctctcaggACTCTGGGCCCAGCCCCCGACCTCACGTGACCTCGTGCTCTtctgggatacacacacacacaggatgcaTGTGCCCATGCCCACTTTCCGGAGGCAGAGACTGAGGCTTAGGGAACTGGATTTGCTTGCCAACGGTGCGTGTGGACCCAGACCTTCGGCAGGACTCCACACCCCCATCCAGGCGGTGCGCCCAGCCCTGCCCCGGGCTCACGTTCGTGCGGATCTGAGGCAGCCGGGAGAGCAGGTAGAGGACGCTGGAGACGGAGCCGATGACGAAGCCGATGATTTCCTGCCGGGTGAAGGGCTGCAGGGGAAGGGGTGCTCAGTGCCTGACGGGGGCCAGAGGTGCAGCGTGGGACCCCAGGCTCCCGGGGAGAGGGCTGTGTCCACCCCCCTGGCCATGCAGGGCAGGGTCCTTGGGGGCCGAGCCAGCCCCCAACCCGCATCCGCCCACCAGACCCGTACCTCACCTTATTGCCCGGATCCACGGACAGGAGCGTCCGCCCCCGGAAGACCTCGCCCGGGACAGCCGAGGGGCCAGCGCTCCTCAGCAGCGGGGTGGCACACACCATTGCCAAGGTGAACAACAGCAGAGAATTGATGGGGGTAGACACTGGGCACGGGGCAGGAGGACAGCCCAGGTTAGGTCATCAGTGGCAGCAAACAAACCAGGACTTGAGTTCTGGCCCTGCCCTTCAGTGGCTGTGTGACTCTTGGCAAGtaacctaacctctctgagctttcatTCCTCATGTGGAGAACGGGTGTAATAATAGCACCCTTCTCCTGGGGTTGTAAAGGAGAGGCGAAGGCAGTAGGATCAGGAGGGGGTTACCCCACGCAGAAATGCTAGCAAGACAGCCCCGCCCCCAAGTGCCTCCATCTGACCCCCCTTCTCAATCCTCAAGCGCGGCAGGGTCCTGTCCTTGTCCTCAGCTCCTCAGCTCCAAGCCCAGGGCCAGGCACCGAGGAGCAGCTGAAGCCATGTGTGCTGAACGAGAGCTCTAGAGGAGGGAAGGCCCCGCGGTCTTGCCCGGATGCGCCAATCGCCCTCCAGCCTCTATCTTGGCCAGCTGGGGCTCAGGCTTGCAGATAAGGCCCTGCGCTGAGGTTATCGCTGGGTTCATCACTGAGCAATGGGAAACCCACTTCCTCCGAGGCTGCCCGCTCTCCCGCTGCCCCGGCATGCCTGACACAGAGGGACCCTGTACTCACAGAGCGAGGGGCGTTTCTTAAATTTGTAGTGAAAGTACAGTGACAGCATCAGCAGGTCCGCCAGGACATAATATATCGCCGTGTAGGTCTGCAAGAGAaacagggctccaggctctgcggaCCCGACCGCAGGGCCGCGCTCGCTCAGCAGCCGGCTGGCCTGACCAACTCACTTCACCTCCCTGACCTTCTGTCTCCTCAcctgggaaggaggggagcaCGGTCTCTACCTGGCAGAGATCAGGCAGGCAGAGGGCCCagcctgggcagagagaggaaaatggaggcTACAGAACAGGACCCGGAGGTCAAGTGAGGGCTCCGGTCTGGCTGTACAGGAGGCACCAAGACTTTACAGTCCTGGTCGGGAAGACCGTGGATTCCTGTGATTCCCAGCGCCTGGACCCCCCAAGGGAACCATTCCTCTCTGGGGCCCCCCACCCTGACGGCTCGGCCAGGATCTCAGCACCCCAGAGCGGTCTTCTGGTTTGATGTGCTCATTGTGcagatggagagactgaggcccGGACAAGGGCACCGAACGATGGCTTGTCACACCGCACGGCAGGGCGGAGGGCACTCTCGACGGGGTGGGGCCGTGGCCAGATGGAACCGTGGGTCGGGACGCTGGAGCGGGCGCCCGGGTGCCGACCGTCCCAGGCTGGCCACCCGCCCGCGTCTGGCCCACCTGCAGGGGCAGCTGGTCGGCGAGGAAGGAGCCGATGAGGTTACAGGAGTCTCCGCCGATCCAGCCCAGGAGGAACCACAGAGAGAGCGCCTGGTCCATGTTGCCCGTCTTGCAGGCCTTGATGTACTGGCTGTGGCGGAGGAAGGAGACGACACTCAGGGAAGAGTCGGGCAGGGGCTGCAGAAGCACGGGAAGTCACCCGGGAACCCTGTGGGGTGTGCCTCTTTCCAGAACCATCTGTAGCAGTATTCAGATTCCCCTCCGGGGCACTCTGGAGTCTCCCAGTGGGAATGTGTTTTTACAGGGTCCTGAGACCACTCACAGGGACGCCGCAATCTTTCTTccgaggaagggaagggggttcAAAGGATGGGGCAGCGAGCACAGGCCTGGGGCTGCACGGTCTCCAGGAGCTGCCGGTGCTAAGATGTGCCAGACTGCAGCCTGTTCCCTTCGAAGGGCgatgggaaggggcacctgggcggctcagtcggttaagtgttgggactttggctcaggtcatgtttcacagttcgtgagttcaagccccatgtcaggctctgcgctgacagctcagtgcctggagcctgcttctgattctgtgtctccctctctgcccctccccagctcacacactctctctctatctctcaaaaataaacattaaaaaaaggggggaggcaATAGGGAAGGCCGGGACTGGGACCCCCAGAGCTGTCTGTCACCAGGCGGGTAGTTTCTGATACACTGTAGTTTTCCCAAAGGTCCTCTCTTTGGACCCCTGCCCAAGTCTCAGCGGGAGCTCAATGGCAACGACAGGAGAATTCTAGGCCCTCTGTGCGTATGGACCCACCCAGTCCTCACCGAAGCCCCACAGGGCAGGCCTGTGTAGCTCTGCTCCTCATGGGGGCTGAGCAAGTCCTGTCACAGCCAGACCTTGAGGTTCCAGTTGCCCTTAACCTTTACACAACTGCCATTAAGTCTTCACATTTCTGTTTAGTCGTCGGTGTGTATTTGATTAGAAGAGGACTCAGTGGCACCTtgctgccctcccctctcccccatcaccaTGTCAGAAACTGAGGAAGCAGAGGGCAGGGCCTGGTTCTCCCCTCGGccatcccttcctctcctcctctgcccagcGCCCCCTGCCCGTCCACCCACCTCTGTGTCTCCTATCCACGCCTGGTTCCCCTCAAATCTGTCCTTCCTCTCAAGGATCTTTCTAGAACCCTGGCcttggggcgcccagggggcttagtcagttaagcatccaactttggctcaggttataatctcacagttcgtgggtttgagccctgcgtcaggctctgtgctgacagctcagagcgtggagcctgtttcggattctgtgtctgcctctcccccactcacactctctgtctctctctctctcaaaaataaataaacataaaaaatttttttaaataaataaaacaaaccacgGCCCTACCAAAATCGTTCAGGGCCTTCCACTGCCATTCAGTGAGGAGCCACATCCTCCCCGgcgtgtcctcacatggccccCGGGTCCGGctggctctctgccccccccacccccgcctccaccAGGAcccacttcccttcctccagcctcttCATGGCGGCCGGccactccctcctcttcctccttgtgCTTCGTGGCTCAAGAACTATCACTTCCTCCCCGGGGCTTCCTTGCGGCGAGCTCACCAGTGTCCCCCACTTCTCCTCCATAACCCAGGACGTCCCCGTCCATCGGGACTcaagcttcctgagggcaggaacAGTGTCCAGCACAGGCCTGGCACCATGGAGGCACCAATTAAGGTCTATCCTATGGCCCCAAAAGCCCTTCCGGGACACGTGACTTGGGAGGACTCCATACATTTCAGGGAGTGATTTTGCCGCCCTCAAGGGAGACTGAGGGGACTGCCGTTCCTGCTGCCGTCTGGggctcgctctctgcctctgacTCCCTCCCTGGTTACTCAGGCAGCTCCGCAGATAGTTCTAGAGAAGCGCTCCCCCTGGAACAAGGGATCTGTCTCCCTCAGCCTCCATCAGTCACCCATACCCGCCAGGTCAGCCTGTGAGGGGCCCCTCGAACCCCCGCTAATAACGCTGCCTGCAGGATGGCTCCCACAGCCTCCAAGGCGGCCTCCTTGCCTCCCATCCTGCTCCCCCTGGCCTTCTTCCCTGTAACCCCTGGActgccttttgttgttgttgttgttgttgttgttgatttctttattttaaagagagcacgagcaggggaggggaagagagagagagggagagggtcccaagcaggctccacgctgtcaacacggggcctgctgtggggcttgatctcacgagctgtgagatcctgacctgagccaaaaggtAAGTGCCTGAGGCGCCCCTCCCTGACGGCCTTTTAGAGGGAATCagcaggtcatgatgtcacagtttgtgagatcaagcccggtgttgggtcgtgtgctgacagctcagagcctgcttgggactctctgcccctcatcgCTGGcagtgtgcacgctctctctccctcaaaataaataaacctaaaaataaaccaacaggggcacctgggtggctcggtcggttgagcaccgacttcagctcaggtcacgatctcacagctcgtgagtttgagccccacgtcagactctgtgctgacagctcagagcctagagcctgctgcagattctatgtctccccctctctctgcccctccccaactcgtgctctgtctctctctctcaaaaataaacattaaaaataaaaatgtaaaaagaaatcttaaaaaaaagaaagaaagaaaagaaaaccacaggcccaaaatgaCATCACCAGGGCCAGGCCATGTCAGGAAACTAGGGCTTGTAATGTCTTTAAACATCCTTAAAACATTacacacagagttaccatatgacccagcaatttcgcTACCTAGGCATGTACCCAAGGGAAGTGAAAACATACGCACCCACAAAAACGCGCACGTGAATGCTCACAGTGGCCTTAACCGGAAGAGCCAAGAAGTGGAAACAGACCAAATacccatgaatgaatgaatgaatgaacgaatgaatgaatgaatgaaaggcgGGGCCTCGCACACTGGGGTATCATTCAGGCATAAACAGGAAGTCCTCCCACCTGCCAAACATGCATGAGCCCTGAAGACGTGACGTGAAGGGAAAGCAGCCAGGCTTTCACATACTCTGAGTCCGTTTACGTGGAATGTCCAGAGTAGGCGAATCGATAGCGAAAGAAAGTAGGCTCGTGGTTTCCAGGGCCTGGGAGTTTCAGGGGAAATAGGGAATGACTCATCGCTTTGGGGGTTTCTTTTTAGGGTGAAGAAAACGTCCTGAAACCAATTATGGCAATGGTTACACAACTCTGTGGCTATAACACTGAATTATACATGTAAATTGGCTAATTATATGGCATGTGGATTATCTCTCCATAAAGCTATTTTTCAAAAGTACCAGCGGTCCTTATCTTTCTTCCTCAGGATAAAGAGCTAACAGTGGAGAATGCCTCACGTTACAGGGCCCTTGGTGACTTCTTTGTCCTCACCTGTCCCAGCGTCCCTGACCGGCACACGCTCCGTCCAGTCACGGGATTGTCCACACAGCGTGCAAAGGCCCCCAGCCCGTACTCTCCCCCACACCATCCTCCTCGCGGCCCCGGGAAGTGAGGGAACagcattcccattttgcagatgaggaagttgaggtgCCAGAGCAGCAGAGTGACTCTCCTAGGTCACAGTGTGCCCTCGTTCCACAGCCACGGCAGAGGCCGCGCTGCTCTGTGATCACTGCTTGTCCGCCCTCCACACGGTCACGAGACGAGGGCCGGAGCTTGGAGCGCCTCAGCCCTCCCgcccctctgcttcctctcttcctaGCTGTGCAACCTAGAGCAACTTACTTAGCTTCTCTgggttttccatttccttataaAGTAGGGACAGCAGCTGTCCCTATTTCACAGGGttgttgttatgaggattaaatgaagtaaaaaacaTGTCGAGCGCCTGGAACTCAGCCACATACATGCACAGCGGACCCTGAACACACAGCAGCAAGGTTCACATCCTTGTTATTATCACCTGTGGGTCAGCCTAGGGTGGGGTTCAGCGCAGGGCCCTCCGGGGCGGGCTGGAAGTCGTGAGTGCGAGTGGAGGGAACACACGTGACCTTGAATCTGGAGAGGCCCTTCCGAGCAGTGCCATCGCCCACCCGGCCCCCTGCCAGCACTCACGGGAAGGTGGACGCTGCGAAACAGAGGATGGAGATCAGGCCCAGACCCACGCTGGCCTCGTCCCAGCCGTCCTGGGCGCATTCGCCAAACACGTCCCATATCCACTCGAGGGAGCCGTTGGGGCAGCTGGAGAAGTTGCCGGAGCCCAGTTTCTTCCGGGCCATGGCCGCTGTCCtacaaggagaaagagagggggccTTCAGCTCTGGCGGTTCTGCAGCCCGTGGCCTCCCCACCTACGTCCATCCCCAGCTTTAACACCTGGCACAGACCAAGCCTCTGAACCCGAGGGCACAGCCAGGCTCAGAAATGAAGATTGCAGCCCACCTGTGCCAATGACATGGGCAGGGAGAGCGCTGATCTGTGGTCAGGGACACGTGTGTTCAGATCCCAGCTTTATCACTCGTTAGAGCTGTGGTTTTGGGCAGATGctcagcccccccgcccccatgcttCAAtaccctcatctgtaaaaggagtcATAGTGCCACCTTCATACAGATGTCACCAGGGTGAAAGGAGTCCGTACAGCGCGGAGAACTGAGCCCTCAGAGGCACCTCTGTTGGAACTCTGGAACATTTACGTTGTTTCGGATCTGTTCTGTCAATTACTCCAGGAGGGTCTGCTGAGACCAGGCCCTGCTGAGCACATTGCCCCATTTACAGTTGGGCTGTCCGCCAGCATCGGCCAGGCGGGTCCAGGGGCTGCACAGGTGGCCGGGACCTGAGCGTGGCACTCAGGCAGGATTCTCCAGCAGCAATGTGTGTGGGGGCCCTAGAGCCACGCCCCATTTTCACCACCAGCAAAGCCAGAGGTGGCTGTTTGCAGGCACAGGCAGGAAAGTCTCCTCCCGGTGCCCGAGCACCCTGCACAGTGACTACAGCAGTCCCTGACTGTGCGACCGTCCaccagaagggagagaaagtggAGCCAGATGGCGCCATCTCTCCCAGGCGAGACCCATCCCGGCCCCTGATCACTAAGCTCTTCGCCGGCTCGGTGCTAAGCACCTCGCAGGCATTTACTCATGTTGTCCTCATTCCTCCATGAGCAGGGGACCGGGGGTTGGGGGTCTTGATACATCTAAGGGACCAGGG contains:
- the SLC66A1 gene encoding lysosomal amino acid transporter 1 homolog isoform X3, which encodes MARKKLGSGNFSSCPNGSLEWIWDVFGECAQDGWDEASVGLGLISILCFAASTFPQYIKACKTGNMDQALSLWFLLGWIGGDSCNLIGSFLADQLPLQTYTAIYYVLADLLMLSLYFHYKFKKRPSLLSTPINSLLLFTLAMVCATPLLRSAGPSAVPGEVFRGRTLLSVDPGNKPFTRQEIIGFVIGSVSSVLYLLSRLPQIRTNFLRKSTQGVSYSLFALVMLGNTLYGLSVLLKNPEVGQSEGSYLLHHLPWLVGSLGVLLLDTIISIQFLAYRNTATSAERQPLLHS
- the SLC66A1 gene encoding lysosomal amino acid transporter 1 homolog isoform X1; this encodes MCPPWFQDTPAVVLVKPPDAVKLRGNPGPVFSWCCLTRRTAAMARKKLGSGNFSSCPNGSLEWIWDVFGECAQDGWDEASVGLGLISILCFAASTFPQYIKACKTGNMDQALSLWFLLGWIGGDSCNLIGSFLADQLPLQTYTAIYYVLADLLMLSLYFHYKFKKRPSLLSTPINSLLLFTLAMVCATPLLRSAGPSAVPGEVFRGRTLLSVDPGNKPFTRQEIIGFVIGSVSSVLYLLSRLPQIRTNFLRKSTQGVSYSLFALVMLGNTLYGLSVLLKNPEVGQSEGSYLLHHLPWLVGSLGVLLLDTIISIQFLAYRNTATSAERQPLLHS
- the SLC66A1 gene encoding lysosomal amino acid transporter 1 homolog isoform X4 produces the protein MFGSQYIKACKTGNMDQALSLWFLLGWIGGDSCNLIGSFLADQLPLQTYTAIYYVLADLLMLSLYFHYKFKKRPSLLSTPINSLLLFTLAMVCATPLLRSAGPSAVPGEVFRGRTLLSVDPGNKPFTRQEIIGFVIGSVSSVLYLLSRLPQIRTNFLRKSTQGVSYSLFALVMLGNTLYGLSVLLKNPEVGQSEGSYLLHHLPWLVGSLGVLLLDTIISIQFLAYRNTATSAERQPLLHS
- the SLC66A1 gene encoding lysosomal amino acid transporter 1 homolog isoform X2 produces the protein MSRIHRTAAMARKKLGSGNFSSCPNGSLEWIWDVFGECAQDGWDEASVGLGLISILCFAASTFPQYIKACKTGNMDQALSLWFLLGWIGGDSCNLIGSFLADQLPLQTYTAIYYVLADLLMLSLYFHYKFKKRPSLLSTPINSLLLFTLAMVCATPLLRSAGPSAVPGEVFRGRTLLSVDPGNKPFTRQEIIGFVIGSVSSVLYLLSRLPQIRTNFLRKSTQGVSYSLFALVMLGNTLYGLSVLLKNPEVGQSEGSYLLHHLPWLVGSLGVLLLDTIISIQFLAYRNTATSAERQPLLHS